Proteins encoded by one window of Kineosporia sp. NBRC 101731:
- a CDS encoding SigE family RNA polymerase sigma factor: MVQQPVDASADDAHWSVPDQMIGQDAPGRLVFEEFVASRGPALVRLARGLLRDPYLAEDVVQDVLGKALLQWDRVSAANDVDAYVRRMVVNACTSWFRRAARRERATDSVLVLDTPSGDGAENRADREQLIALLRRLPAKQQAVLVLRHYEGLPDSEIAVLMKCSEVTVRSNAHRGLAKLRDMLTTAPV, translated from the coding sequence GTGGTGCAGCAGCCTGTCGATGCGTCGGCAGACGATGCGCACTGGTCTGTCCCCGATCAGATGATCGGTCAGGACGCACCGGGACGGCTGGTGTTCGAGGAGTTCGTGGCGAGCCGCGGCCCGGCGCTGGTGCGGTTGGCGCGTGGTCTGCTGCGTGACCCCTACCTGGCCGAGGACGTGGTTCAGGACGTGCTCGGTAAGGCCCTGCTGCAGTGGGACCGGGTCAGTGCCGCCAACGACGTCGACGCCTACGTGCGGCGCATGGTGGTCAACGCCTGCACCTCCTGGTTCCGGCGGGCCGCCCGGCGCGAGCGGGCGACCGACTCGGTGCTGGTGCTGGACACCCCGTCGGGCGACGGTGCCGAGAACCGGGCCGATCGCGAACAGCTCATCGCCCTGCTGCGCCGGCTGCCGGCCAAGCAGCAGGCCGTGCTGGTGCTGCGGCACTACGAGGGCCTGCCCGACAGCGAGATCGCCGTGCTGATGAAGTGCTCCGAGGTCACGGTGCGCAGTAACGCCCACCGCGGCCTGGCGAAGCTGCGCGACATGCTGACAACCGCCCCGGTCTAG
- a CDS encoding DUF952 domain-containing protein — protein MTRVLHIALEPDWAQALTLGRYEKSSRDVTLAQEGFIHASTVSQATVVLSTFYGDLPPADLRLLVVDEEKCAEQGTPMRWDDVPGSDSPFPHFYGPIPVDAVVAVLEFTGPELPDVTPYDVAR, from the coding sequence GTGACCCGCGTTCTGCACATCGCCCTGGAGCCCGACTGGGCGCAGGCCCTGACCCTGGGCCGTTATGAGAAGTCCAGCCGCGACGTCACTCTGGCGCAGGAGGGCTTCATCCACGCCAGCACCGTCAGCCAGGCCACGGTCGTGCTGAGCACGTTCTACGGCGACCTGCCTCCTGCGGACCTGCGCCTGCTGGTGGTCGACGAAGAGAAGTGCGCGGAGCAGGGCACGCCCATGCGCTGGGACGACGTCCCCGGCTCAGACAGCCCGTTCCCCCACTTCTACGGGCCGATCCCGGTGGACGCGGTGGTGGCGGTACTGGAGTTCACCGGCCCGGAACTACCCGACGTAACCCCGTACGACGTAGCCCGTTAA
- a CDS encoding AI-2E family transporter, with amino-acid sequence MSQQSDPDTASTLGSEHPGSEPAKVSDSTPEHPAGEPRIVEEGEPVKGDPKFGRPGPPINRNSPFYFGFLATIGALLAFQLMKIVADLSQTITLVVIAAFLAVGLDPVVRYLQRQGLSRGWSVGIVFVAVIGIFGGFAAIIIPDMVDQATELIDSAPDQIDNLTKTRWINDLNAQYGVIDNMSKQLRDRASNGTTVMQVFGGVLGAGKAVLSGLASTFTVLILTLYFLASLNNIAEAGYRLVPRSRRTRVRALGDEIIKRIGGYVAGQVAIATINGVCSFIMMTVIGIPYAAVLAFVVGVLGVIPLVGATLGAILVVLVGLFQSVQIAIIAAVYYLIYQQVENYLIAPRIMSRTVAVPGAVALIAAFGGGALLGVLGALIAIPIAAAILLIIQEVVIPRQEEA; translated from the coding sequence GTGTCACAGCAGTCGGACCCCGACACCGCCTCCACCCTGGGCTCCGAGCACCCCGGCAGCGAGCCCGCCAAGGTGTCGGACTCCACCCCCGAGCACCCGGCCGGCGAACCGCGCATCGTCGAGGAGGGCGAACCGGTGAAGGGCGACCCGAAGTTCGGCCGCCCGGGCCCTCCGATCAACCGGAACAGCCCGTTCTACTTCGGTTTTCTCGCCACGATCGGCGCGCTGCTGGCCTTCCAGCTGATGAAGATCGTGGCCGACCTCTCGCAGACCATCACCCTGGTGGTGATCGCGGCGTTCCTGGCGGTGGGCCTGGACCCGGTGGTGCGCTACCTGCAGCGCCAGGGGCTGAGCCGGGGCTGGTCGGTCGGCATCGTGTTCGTCGCGGTCATCGGCATCTTCGGCGGGTTCGCCGCGATCATCATCCCGGACATGGTCGACCAGGCCACCGAGCTGATCGACTCGGCTCCCGACCAGATCGACAACCTGACGAAGACCCGCTGGATCAACGACCTGAACGCGCAGTACGGCGTGATCGACAACATGAGCAAGCAACTGCGCGACCGGGCCAGCAACGGCACGACCGTGATGCAGGTGTTCGGTGGGGTGCTCGGCGCCGGCAAGGCCGTGCTGTCCGGCCTGGCCAGCACCTTCACCGTGCTGATCCTGACCCTGTACTTCCTGGCCTCGCTGAACAACATCGCCGAGGCCGGCTACCGGCTGGTGCCGCGCAGCCGCCGCACCCGGGTGCGAGCCCTGGGCGACGAAATCATCAAGCGCATCGGCGGTTACGTGGCCGGGCAGGTCGCGATCGCGACGATCAACGGCGTCTGCAGCTTCATCATGATGACGGTGATCGGCATCCCCTACGCCGCCGTGCTCGCCTTCGTGGTCGGCGTGCTGGGCGTGATCCCGCTCGTAGGTGCAACTCTCGGCGCCATCCTGGTGGTGCTCGTCGGGCTGTTCCAGTCGGTGCAGATCGCGATCATCGCCGCCGTCTACTACCTGATCTACCAGCAGGTGGAGAACTACCTGATCGCGCCACGCATCATGTCCCGCACCGTGGCCGTACCCGGCGCCGTGGCCCTGATCGCGGCCTTCGGTGGCGGTGCGCTGCTCGGCGTCCTGGGGGCGCTCATCGCCATCCCGATCGCCGCCGCGATCCTGCTGATCATCCAGGAAGTCGTCATCCCCCGACAGGAGGAAGCGTGA
- the ccrA gene encoding crotonyl-CoA carboxylase/reductase — MQKILEAILSGTATREDYLAIDVPEFYRGVTVHADEVDMFEGLPTREKDPRRSLHLDEIPVPELGPGEALVAVMASAVNYNTVWTSIFEPVPTFAFLRRYGRTGPLGARHDLPYHVIGSDLAGVVLRTGAGVQAWKPGDEVVAHCLSVELEAPEGHNDTMLDPEQRIWGFETNFGGLAELALVKTNQLMPKAAHLTWEEAACPGLVNSTAYRQLVSRNGAGLKLGDHVLIWGASGGLGSYATQFALAAGATPVCVVSSPGKAELCRRMGADLVIDRRAEGYRFWRDEHTQDQKEWRRFGSRIRELTGGRDVDVVFEHPGRETFGASVYAAKKGGTVVTCASTSGYMHEYDNRYLWMNLKRIVGSHFANYAEAWAANDLVSRGLIHPTLSRTYPLDQAGQAAFDVHGNRHQGKVGVRCLAPDEGLGVRNAAQRERHSKAIMRFRNV, encoded by the coding sequence GTGCAGAAGATTCTCGAGGCGATCCTGTCCGGCACGGCGACCCGCGAGGACTACCTCGCCATCGACGTGCCCGAGTTCTACCGCGGCGTCACCGTGCACGCCGACGAGGTGGACATGTTCGAGGGGCTGCCCACCCGGGAGAAGGATCCGCGCCGCTCACTGCACCTGGACGAGATACCGGTGCCGGAGCTCGGGCCGGGTGAGGCACTGGTCGCCGTGATGGCCAGCGCCGTCAACTACAACACGGTCTGGACCTCGATCTTCGAACCGGTCCCGACCTTCGCGTTCCTGCGCCGGTACGGCCGCACCGGCCCCCTCGGCGCCCGGCACGACCTGCCGTACCACGTGATCGGCTCGGACCTGGCCGGGGTGGTGCTGCGGACCGGGGCCGGGGTGCAGGCGTGGAAGCCCGGTGACGAGGTGGTGGCGCACTGCCTGTCGGTCGAGCTGGAGGCCCCCGAAGGGCACAACGACACCATGCTCGACCCCGAACAGCGTATTTGGGGCTTCGAGACGAACTTCGGCGGCCTGGCCGAGCTGGCGCTGGTGAAGACGAACCAGCTGATGCCCAAGGCGGCCCACCTCACCTGGGAGGAGGCCGCCTGTCCCGGACTGGTGAACTCGACCGCCTACCGACAACTCGTCTCGCGCAACGGCGCCGGCCTGAAGCTCGGCGACCACGTCCTCATCTGGGGCGCCTCGGGCGGGCTCGGCTCGTACGCCACGCAGTTCGCACTGGCCGCAGGAGCAACTCCGGTCTGTGTGGTGTCCAGTCCCGGGAAGGCCGAGCTGTGCCGGCGGATGGGCGCTGACCTGGTCATCGACCGCCGGGCCGAGGGCTACCGGTTCTGGCGTGACGAACACACCCAGGACCAGAAGGAGTGGCGGCGGTTCGGCAGCCGCATCCGGGAACTGACCGGCGGGCGGGACGTTGACGTGGTGTTCGAGCACCCCGGGCGCGAGACGTTCGGGGCCAGTGTCTACGCCGCGAAGAAAGGGGGAACGGTGGTCACCTGTGCATCAACATCTGGTTACATGCACGAATATGACAATCGCTATCTGTGGATGAACCTGAAACGCATCGTAGGATCGCACTTCGCGAACTATGCCGAGGCATGGGCGGCCAACGACCTCGTGTCGAGAGGGCTGATCCATCCGACGCTGTCTCGAACTTACCCGCTCGACCAGGCTGGACAGGCTGCATTCGACGTTCACGGCAACCGGCATCAAGGCAAGGTGGGAGTACGCTGCCTGGCACCTGATGAAGGTCTCGGCGTGCGCAACGCAGCCCAACGCGAGCGGCATAGTAAAGCAATCATGAGGTTCAGGAACGTCTAG
- the mce gene encoding methylmalonyl-CoA epimerase codes for MTDPTGVSTPATQLFTTIDHVGVAVPDLDTAIAYYRDVLGMRLAHREVNEEQGVQEAMMAVGDSGSHVQLLAPLDETSTIAKFIDRSGPGLQQVAYRVEDIDVVCATLRERGARLLYDAPRRGTAGSRVNFIHPRSAGGVLVELVEPA; via the coding sequence ATGACCGACCCGACTGGGGTGAGCACCCCCGCAACCCAGCTCTTCACCACGATCGATCACGTCGGGGTGGCCGTGCCCGACCTGGACACCGCCATCGCCTACTACCGCGACGTGCTCGGCATGCGCCTGGCCCACCGCGAGGTCAACGAGGAGCAGGGGGTGCAGGAAGCCATGATGGCCGTCGGTGATTCCGGCAGCCACGTGCAGCTTCTGGCCCCGCTGGACGAGACGTCGACGATCGCGAAGTTCATCGACCGCTCGGGCCCCGGCCTGCAGCAGGTCGCCTACCGGGTCGAGGACATCGACGTGGTCTGCGCGACCCTGCGCGAGCGGGGCGCCCGGCTGCTCTACGACGCGCCCCGGCGGGGTACCGCGGGCAGTCGCGTCAACTTCATCCATCCCAGGAGCGCGGGTGGCGTGCTGGTCGAGTTGGTCGAACCGGCCTAG
- a CDS encoding DNA-formamidopyrimidine glycosylase family protein, whose amino-acid sequence MPEGHTIHRLASDLDELFTGTVIRASAVQDKFAAGVALLDGGTVTSTDAWGKHLFVHVAPAGDRPPVWLHVHLGLYGKFQHGPGSPAAPWGQLRLRLESERGWADLRGATASELLDEEGRRHVIGRLGADPLRKHADGDAPFERISRSRTAVGALLMDQKVIAGIGNVYRAEILFRHGIDPHRPGRDVTPQEWTALWSDLQVLMRAGVRTKKIITTRPEDRPRGRRTASTVRREDSHYVYRRAGEPCRTCGTPVRTEEMVARNLYWCPKDQAN is encoded by the coding sequence CTGCCCGAGGGCCACACCATCCACCGGCTCGCCAGCGACCTGGACGAGCTCTTCACCGGCACCGTGATCCGCGCGAGTGCCGTGCAGGACAAGTTCGCGGCGGGCGTCGCCCTGCTCGACGGCGGCACGGTCACGAGTACGGACGCCTGGGGCAAGCACCTCTTCGTGCATGTCGCCCCAGCGGGCGACCGGCCCCCGGTCTGGCTGCACGTGCACCTCGGTCTGTACGGGAAGTTCCAGCACGGGCCGGGGTCGCCGGCCGCGCCCTGGGGCCAGCTGCGGCTGCGGCTGGAGAGCGAGCGGGGCTGGGCCGACCTGCGCGGGGCCACGGCCAGTGAGCTTCTGGACGAGGAGGGGCGCCGGCACGTCATCGGTCGCCTCGGTGCCGATCCGCTCCGGAAGCACGCGGACGGCGATGCGCCGTTCGAGCGGATCAGCCGGTCCCGAACCGCGGTGGGCGCCCTACTGATGGATCAGAAGGTCATCGCGGGCATCGGGAACGTCTACCGCGCCGAGATCCTGTTCCGGCACGGCATCGACCCGCACCGGCCCGGCCGCGACGTGACCCCGCAGGAGTGGACGGCTCTGTGGTCCGACCTGCAGGTCCTCATGCGCGCCGGGGTGCGCACGAAGAAGATCATCACGACCCGCCCGGAAGACCGGCCCCGCGGGCGGCGCACGGCATCGACCGTCCGGCGCGAGGACTCGCACTACGTCTACCGGCGCGCGGGTGAGCCCTGCCGGACCTGCGGCACCCCGGTGCGCACCGAGGAGATGGTGGCGCGAAATCTCTACTGGTGCCCGAAAGACCAGGCGAACTAG
- a CDS encoding acetyl-CoA C-acetyltransferase, translated as MTDQTQRPTSVIVAGARTPVGRLLGSLKGFSAPELGAIAIRGALEKAHVDPATVQYVIMGEVLQAGVGQGPARIAAAKAGIPLDVPAVTINKICLSGLNAIATADALIRAGEFDVIVAGGMESMTQAPHLLPGSRGGFKYGDVTLKDHMDLDGLYDAYTEQAMGALTEAANVDDRKFSREEMDAFAVASHQKAAAAQKNGVFDDEIVPVPVPQRKGDPLAFAIDEGVRGDTSLDVLSRLRPAFRKDGTITAGSASPISDGAAAVVVMSRRRAEELGLTWIAEIGAHGQVAGPDSTLQSQPANAIRAALAREGLTVADLDLVEINEAFAAVGLASTKELGLDPAKVNVNGGAIATGHPIGMSGARLVLHLALELGRRGGGTGAAALCGGGGQGDALLLHVR; from the coding sequence GTGACCGACCAGACGCAACGCCCGACGTCCGTCATCGTTGCCGGGGCCCGCACGCCCGTGGGCCGGCTGCTCGGCTCGCTCAAGGGGTTCTCTGCCCCCGAGCTGGGGGCGATCGCGATCCGGGGCGCCCTCGAGAAGGCCCACGTCGACCCGGCCACCGTGCAGTACGTGATCATGGGCGAGGTGCTCCAGGCGGGTGTCGGCCAGGGGCCGGCCCGTATCGCCGCGGCGAAGGCCGGCATCCCGCTCGACGTTCCCGCCGTCACCATCAACAAGATCTGCCTGTCCGGCCTCAACGCCATCGCGACCGCCGACGCGCTGATCCGGGCCGGTGAGTTCGACGTGATCGTGGCCGGGGGCATGGAGTCGATGACGCAGGCGCCGCATCTGCTGCCCGGCAGTCGCGGGGGCTTCAAGTACGGCGACGTGACCCTGAAGGACCACATGGACCTCGACGGGCTCTACGACGCGTACACCGAGCAGGCCATGGGCGCCCTGACCGAGGCCGCGAACGTGGACGACCGGAAGTTCAGTCGCGAGGAGATGGACGCCTTCGCCGTCGCCTCGCACCAGAAAGCCGCTGCGGCACAGAAGAACGGCGTGTTCGACGACGAGATCGTGCCGGTGCCCGTCCCGCAGCGAAAGGGTGACCCGCTGGCCTTCGCCATCGATGAGGGGGTGCGCGGCGACACCTCGCTGGACGTGTTGTCGCGGCTGCGCCCGGCGTTCCGGAAGGACGGCACCATCACGGCCGGTTCGGCCTCGCCGATCTCCGACGGGGCGGCCGCGGTCGTGGTGATGTCCCGCCGCCGGGCGGAGGAACTCGGTCTGACCTGGATCGCCGAGATCGGTGCGCACGGCCAGGTCGCCGGGCCCGACTCCACCCTGCAGTCGCAGCCGGCCAACGCGATCCGCGCCGCACTCGCCCGCGAGGGTCTGACGGTCGCCGACCTGGACCTGGTGGAGATCAACGAGGCCTTCGCGGCGGTCGGGCTGGCGTCGACGAAGGAGCTCGGCCTGGACCCGGCGAAGGTGAACGTGAACGGTGGGGCGATCGCGACCGGCCATCCGATCGGGATGTCCGGCGCCCGGCTGGTGCTGCACCTGGCTCTCGAGCTGGGCCGCCGGGGTGGCGGCACCGGGGCGGCGGCCCTGTGCGGGGGCGGCGGTCAGGGTGACGCGCTGCTGCTGCACGTGCGCTGA
- the meaB gene encoding methylmalonyl Co-A mutase-associated GTPase MeaB has translation MSFPAVDVGELVSGARRQEPRALGRLLSLVEHESALLPGVMAALAPHTGHAVVVGLTGPPGVGKSTTTSALISWYRQKGCRVAVLAVDPSSPFSGGALLGDRIRMQDHAGDRGVFIRSMASRGHLGGLSVATPQAVRVLDAAGFDVVLIETVGVGQSEVEVAALADTTVLLLAPGSGDGVQAAKAGILEVGDVFVVNKADRDGAAATARDLRQMLAMSDRPWRPPVVSLVATTGRGMVDVAQALGDHQTWLRGSGELENRRRARAAAEIEALVLARVRRRIAALGGPVPAADPYVAADALLRRVVVAVAQEDQGLERGHRGTDDAEHETRAG, from the coding sequence GTGTCTTTTCCAGCAGTGGACGTCGGTGAGCTGGTTTCCGGGGCCCGTCGCCAGGAGCCCCGGGCCCTGGGGAGACTGCTCTCGCTCGTCGAGCACGAGAGTGCACTGCTGCCCGGGGTGATGGCCGCGCTCGCCCCGCACACCGGGCACGCCGTGGTGGTCGGGCTGACCGGGCCGCCGGGGGTGGGGAAGTCGACGACCACATCCGCCCTGATCTCCTGGTATCGCCAGAAGGGTTGCCGGGTAGCTGTTCTCGCGGTCGATCCGTCGTCGCCGTTCTCCGGCGGGGCCTTGCTCGGTGACCGCATCCGGATGCAGGACCACGCCGGTGACCGGGGCGTCTTCATCCGGTCGATGGCGAGTCGGGGCCATCTGGGAGGACTCTCGGTCGCGACCCCGCAGGCGGTGCGGGTGCTGGACGCGGCCGGGTTCGACGTGGTGCTGATCGAGACCGTCGGTGTGGGGCAGAGCGAGGTGGAGGTGGCGGCGCTCGCCGACACCACGGTGCTGCTGCTCGCGCCCGGTTCCGGTGACGGGGTGCAGGCGGCCAAGGCCGGGATTCTCGAGGTGGGCGACGTTTTCGTGGTGAACAAGGCCGACCGCGACGGCGCCGCCGCGACCGCTCGCGATCTGCGGCAGATGCTCGCGATGTCGGATCGCCCCTGGCGGCCCCCGGTGGTTTCGCTGGTGGCCACCACGGGTCGCGGAATGGTGGACGTGGCGCAGGCTCTCGGCGATCACCAGACCTGGCTGCGGGGGTCGGGTGAGCTGGAGAACCGGCGCCGGGCCCGGGCGGCGGCCGAGATCGAGGCTCTCGTTCTCGCCCGGGTGCGGCGCCGGATCGCCGCGCTGGGTGGACCGGTGCCCGCGGCCGATCCCTACGTCGCGGCGGACGCCTTACTGCGGCGCGTCGTCGTCGCTGTCGCGCAGGAGGATCAGGGACTGGAACGAGGCCACCGCGGTACCGACGATGCAGAGCACGAGACCCGGGCCGGGTGA
- a CDS encoding thiamine-binding protein, whose amino-acid sequence MLFAFSVAPSGSGESVSEAVADAVAIVRASGLPNRTDSMFTTIEGEWDECMDVIKRACEAVGKHGNRVSLVLKADIRAGYSGEMTAKLERLESALEQQANSQGQDGPVTGTPPVATD is encoded by the coding sequence GTGTTGTTCGCGTTCTCGGTTGCCCCCAGCGGAAGTGGCGAGTCGGTCTCCGAGGCGGTGGCAGACGCGGTCGCCATCGTCCGTGCCTCTGGCCTGCCCAACCGCACCGACTCCATGTTCACCACGATCGAAGGTGAGTGGGACGAATGCATGGATGTGATCAAGCGTGCCTGCGAAGCCGTGGGTAAACATGGCAATCGCGTCTCGCTGGTGCTCAAGGCCGACATCCGGGCCGGGTACTCCGGCGAGATGACCGCCAAGCTCGAGCGTCTGGAGTCTGCTCTGGAGCAGCAGGCCAACTCTCAAGGCCAGGACGGCCCGGTCACCGGCACTCCGCCGGTGGCGACCGACTGA